A region of Ornithodoros turicata isolate Travis chromosome 5, ASM3712646v1, whole genome shotgun sequence DNA encodes the following proteins:
- the LOC135394344 gene encoding N-alpha-acetyltransferase 40-like: MGKKRPQLGPLLVRLANENPEPLAGLEMTTHKEVSISFHRASEAPPNVREWAFQLTTTNMSSMYEASNWGWNPSSKQKELSHSAALYLVAKRQCNHEPCGFVHFRFDMDFGHPVVYCYEIQLEADVQRHGLGTFLMGILEKLAAKFRMHKVVLTVFRSNTAALAFYLEKIGYRVDSSSPSEDEADYVILSKKVQKDKGSSPK; this comes from the coding sequence ATGGGCAAGAAGCGTCCACAGCTGGGCCCTCTACTGGTACGCCTTGCCAACGAAAATCCAGAGCCTCTTGCAGGTCTGGAGATGACCACCCACAAAGAAGTTAGCATCTCTTTCCATCGTGCTTCTGAAGCCCCACCAAATGTCCGCGAGTGGGCCTTTCAGCTCACTACTACAAACATGAGTTCCATGTACGAGGCCAGCAACTGGGGCTGGAACCCATCGTCTAAACAAAAGGAACTCTCACACTCTGCTGCTTTGTACCTGGTGGCCAAGCGCCAGTGCAATCATGAGCCATGTGGATTCGTACATTTTCGCTTCGACATGGACTTTGGCCATCCTGTAGTGTATTGCTACGAGATCCAACTAGAAGCGGATGTGCAGAGGCATGGATTGGGGACATTCTTGATGGGCATCTTGGAAAAGTTGGCTGCAAAGTTCCGAATGCATAAAGTGGTGCTGACTGTTTTTCGCAGTAATACAGCAGCACTTGCATTCTACCTGGAAAAAATTGGCTATCGAGTAGACAGCAGCAGTCCATCAGAAGATGAGGCGGACTATGTTATCCTTAGTAAAAAGGTACAGAAGGACAAAGGGAGCTCTCCCAAATAA